Part of the Bacillus sp. THAF10 genome is shown below.
AAACGTTCATTTGCATCTTTATCTGACCCAACAAAAATAACTTGAAAGGAGCCCCTTTCACGCGATTCTTTAAAATAAAGCTTAAGGGCTATTCGTTCCTTCATTTCTGGCAAATAGGAAAGACTTTCTGCTACTGCTGAATGAGCTTCAATAATGACAGCCTCCGCATCACTGCTGTTCAGTTCGAGTAATTCTCTTTCTAGCTGGTAAGCGAGCGTTTTAGCAGAAAATGTCACTCCTTTTCCTTCACAGCTAGTACAGGGAGCTAGCAGCAGGTTGGTCAAAGGTTCCCTGATTTTTTTTCGTGTTAGTTGCAGGAGGTTTAGTTCCGTAAAACCAACAACTCTTACTTTCGATCTGTCTTTTTTAACCACTGTTTCCATGAGGGCGACTACTTGCGCACGTTCCTCATCCTTTTTCATATCAATAAAATCAATGATAATGATGCCACCTATATGACGTAAGCGGAGCTGCCTTGCAATTTCAACGGCAGCTTCCTTGTTTATTTTTAGAACCGTGTCAGACAGAGTCGTCTTCCCTGTATATTTACCGGTATTCACATCGATGACCGTCATAGCTTCGGTGTGTTCGATGATGATGTAGCCTCCGCTTGGGAGCCAGACAATTTTCTTGAGCGCTTTTTCCAGCTCCTGCTCCAACCCTCTTCTTTTAAAAAGATTTTCCTTTCCTTGATAAAAACGGAGAGGATAGCCTTTCTTTTTCAAAAGCTGGTAGGTTGGTGCATCATCTACTTCTACAAGTTTAACTTCATGCGGAGGAATTTCACGAACTAATTTTGAGACAAACTGGTCTTCTTCTAATAATAAGGAAGGAATTTTTTTCACTGCGTCTGCTAGCTGCTGTACTTGTAGAAATTGCTGCTGCAAATCCAACAATTCCGCTGCTACCACTTCTGGTTCTATTCCCTCACTTGATGTTCGCAGTACCACTCCTTCATCTGCTGTCAGCCATTCTCCTAAGTGCTTACGCCACGCTTTTCTATTGGTGTCGGACATCTTTTTCGATATGGCTTTATATTTTCCATAAGGCTGGTAGACGAGGTTAGTACCAGGAAATTCAAGTAAACTTGTTAGCTTTGGCCCCTTTGTCCCTTCTCCTTCTTTCATTACCTGAACAAGAATGGCCTCCCCTTGATGAACAAAATGACCAATTCCCTTTTGTTCTTTTTCTGATTTTGGGAGGGTGGAGGTTTGAAAGGAACACAAATGGTCGCGGTGAATGAAGCCATGCTTACTTTGTCCAATATCGACAAATGCAGCTTGCATGCCACTAAGCACATTCACAACGCGACCGATATAAATATTACCTTCTATTGCATGAGAATCGGGCCGATCGAGAAGAAGTTCTACAAGCTTATCATCCTCTTTAACGGCAATCCGTTTTTCTGTAGCTTTTAAATTCATGATTAATTCAATCAACTTTCCATGCCCCAGCTTTCACGTTTAGTATGAATAAAGCATATCGCCAATGTCAATGGTCGTCAACTTCTCCTTAAAATACGCGTGCAATAGTTCATTTTCATCAAGCGGGGGCTGCTTTTCCGTTCCTTTCATGACGATGATGTTATGCTTACAATTTCGCTTAAATTTTTGCAGGACGGTGTGGATTTTTTCTTTTTCATCGACAATTATAGGGGTGATGGAGTGGAAGGAAGCACTTTTCCCGTAGTATCTTTCCATTAAAAAACGCATAAAAACAAAATGCCGCTGCTTCCATTCCTTATATAATGTCAGAAACAAAAACACAGTAATAATCCAAAAATTGATATGCAGTGGATCAATGATCAGATACACCGCAAGAAAAAGGGCCAAAAAAAGGAACGAAGCCTTTAGCGTATGTTCTTGTGCCTCCCGGTAGGCCGAAAACCTGCTAAAGAGTAGTCCCATCACCTTTCCCCCATCAAGCGGCCAAATTGGCAAAAGATTAACAAGTAGGATCATCATATTAAAAGTAGCAAAAAGCTCCCAGCTTCCCGCCGATATAAAGCCAAGCTTAAAGAGCAGATAGCCACCTGCAGCCATCCACACATGCTGAAGCGGACCAGCCAGTGTGACAATTAGCTCTTCTTTTAATGGCCGGTTTCCATGCTCCTCTGTTTCTGCCACCCCGCCAAAAGGAAGCAAAAGCACCTGCTTTATTCGCCAGTTATAGTACGTCGCTGCGAATCCGTGTCCTAATTCGTGAATAAGGACGATAGCAAATAACAATATAAGCTCTCGGAAATTGGCTGTCAGAATAGCTAGTCCTGCCAAAAACCACATAAGGGGATGAATATGGATTTTTTGAAGTAGCTGCAGCCATTTATTCTTCAAAGGAAATCACCTGCATTGGGTCAATAAACTCATTATCCTTTTGAATCGCAAAGTAAAACATCCCTTTCGAACCATCCTCTAAAATGGTAGTTTTGCCAATAACATTCCCCGTTTCCACAAAATCATAAAGTTTCACTTGAACTTCCCCTAGATGACCGTACCAGCTATAGCTTTTATCAGCATGCTGAATGATGACTGTTTTTCCTGTATCAGGCTTGTTCCCAACAAACGTTACATTTCCTTTCCTCATTGCTTCTACGTTTGAATGCGCGAGGGTTTCTACCATTACACCCTGCCCGTTCGCTTCAAAGCTCTCAAATACTCTGCCTGACGCAGGCATGACAAAATCAGGGTTATTACTTGGATCGTCCTTTGATTCTGGTAATGGAAGGAGTGCCAAGGAACCGCCGAACTTCTCCTCATACCACTCGGTAAAGGCCGCAAATTGAAAGCTTTCTTCCATCGTATTCGTCACAAATTGTTGAGGCTTCACTAGCACTCCCCCGGCAGGCTTTTGAAACAAGATTGCAACCACTAACACGAGAATGGCGGAGGCCAAAATTTTAAAGAGAAAATGCCCCTTACTAAATAGTGGATGATGCTTATTTTCATCCGGACCACCTTCAAAGGAAGTAAAGCTTGACCCACCATACCGCTCTTCATCCTTCACGATAGAGGATATCGTCTTATTGCGTTTTGGAAGCTGATGCCCTCGCTCCCTCTTACGCTTAGCCGCCCGTCTCCTCATTTCCGCTAACCGCTCATTCATACAAACACCCTTCCCATAAGTAGGTTTGTACCAGTTTATGACTTGTCCGGGAGGGATATGACGGAGAGGTGGTGAGGGAAGATAAAAAGTTTTGTGGAGTAGCTTCAGGATGGGATGATGGGTTCGGCGGTTTTTAGGAAGAGTTGGTTTAGGAAGCGAAGGGTGGGAAGTTGGCAGTGGGTGGAGTGGCGAAAATTATCAATCTTTGTCGAATGGCCTTTATCTGCCCTGAATTAGAAGATAATTTTAAAAAGTGGCTTATATATTTTTAAAGTGGCTTATTAAATTAAAAAGTAGATCATATAGTTAAATCTTGAGCTATCAATCTAAACCACGCACCCCAAAAGCCATGAACATAAAAAAGCTAGCTCAAAAAATTCGAGCTAGCTTTTCTTATTCTATTACCTAACCCCAAAAAACTTTTTCACCTGATACATAAAGCCTTTTGGCTCATCTTCAAGTGATTGCAAAGGCACGGATTCGCCTAGAATACGTCTTGCGATGTTGCGGTAGGCGAGGGACGCTTTGCTGTTTGGGTCCATAACAATTGGTTCGCCGCTGTTAGATGCACGGATGACACTATCGTCATCAGCGACAATTCCGATGATGTCGATGGCTAAAATGGAGACAATTTCGTCCACGTCTAGCATTTCGCCGTTTTTCATCATATGATTTCGAATTCGGTTTACGATGAGTCGTGGAGCTTTGATATGCTCCTCTTTTTCAAGCAAACCGATAATTCGGTCTGCATCACGGACAGAGGATACTTCCGGTGTAGTGACCACAATTGCTTGGTCGGCACCAGCTATCGCATTTTGAAAGCCCTGCTCAATTCCAGCTGGGCAATCGATAATAATATAATCATAGTCTTGCTTTAATTCCATGATCAGTTTTTTCATTTGCTCTGGCTTTACCGCAGATTTATCACTTGTTTGGGCAGCTGGTAAGAGCTTTAGACATTCAAAACGTTTATCATTTATTAGAGCTTGATGTGTTTTGCAACGTCCGTCCACAACGTCGACAAGGTCATAGATGATACGGTTTTCAAGTCCCATGACAACATCTAAATTTCTAAGTCCAATATCTGTATCTACTAAACATACTCTTTTCCCTTGTAAGGCAAGAGCCGTTCCAATATTTGCAGAAGTGGTGGTCTTTCCGACTCCACCTTTACCAGAAGTGATTACAATAGCCTCTCCCACTTGTTACATTCTCCTTTCAAGCCGTGTTAACATCGGTCTAAGATGTGAAAGTACTTGTAAGCGGTCTATAACAATCTGTTCTTCCTCATCAATATAGGCACATTCCATTTCATGCGAACTTTCTAGCTGTTCGGTAATGTCAGGAGCACGATTAATGGTTTCGTTGATGGAAAGTAAGGTTGGTTTCATTAGGCTTGCGGCAATTACCGCATCCTGTTTTCCTTGAAGGCCTGCATAGGCATTTCCACGCAGTGCTCCAAGAACGAAAATGTTCCCGCCGGCTTTCACCGTACCTCCAGGGTTAATATCACCTATTAGCAGAAGATCTCCTTCTACCTCTAGCACTTGACCTGAGCGAATCATTTTCGCGACAGGGACAATTTCTGTTTGTTTATTCCACTGAAAGGCTTGTTCCTTTGTAACAACATTGCTTTCGATGTTTTCGACAAGGAAATTCTTTTTACTGCGAATAACATCTCGTAGTTTTTCTTCTTGTTTTTTCGTTAAAAAACGATTACCAACCTTTAGTCGCACCCCTATTAGAGGTGTTTCTTCAGGATCTTTATTCGATGTTAGTTTTGCATCTATTTCAGCTAAAAGCTCTTGAAATGAGCATGTATCATCGAGATGCAGGGTTAACCCCTCTTTTGTTCCTTTTATGGTTACATACTGTTGTTTTTGTCTATTCACGACGTTCACCTCAACAAGTATATAATTCGACATCATCCTTCTATTTCCTTTTTCCTATATCAGATAAAAATAAAATTTTGTCTTTTATCGTAAAAATGGAAAAGCCCACCTTGTGTAAGGCATTGGGCTTCTTTTAGAGTTCGTCTTTTTGTTCAATTGCCAAGCGTTCCATGAAAAGTTTAATAGGAAATAATAGGACAAGTGCAATAATGGCATTAAAGCCTAGTGTTGGCAACAGCCTAGTTGTCAAAAATTCGGTATGGGTTAATAAGGTAGTACCAATTAAGGAATGAATTCCATAGACAATATGCTCTGTAACTATTATCCCTACTAGTACCATTAGAAACGATAGAAAAAAGTTAGTATTCACTAAGCGCAGGATTACCGCAACAACATAAACGGAGATTCCAAATGCAAATAAGTAAACACCGAGGATTTCTGTATAGACCACGTCATATAAAAAGCCAAACAAAATGGCACAGATAAACCCAACATAAGGACTTGTGTAGATTGAACAGAGTACAATGATGATGAGCATAAATCTCGGTACAATAATCCAATCCTCATGCAACGTACGGATGCCAAAAAAATCCACTGTCATGCTTTCCATAATAAAACAGAAGAGAAGCAGGGCCGGTAAGACGTATTTCCTCACTCCGAGCCCCCCTCTTCTGTTGTGTCTTCAGGTGCTTCCTCCTGTTGTATTAATGCTCTTTCTACGATGATCACATGGCTGATATTATAAAAGTCAGCTGCTGGCTTCACATATGCCGTTTGGGTTAGGCCATATTCATCTGCAACAACTTCGATTACTTCTCCAATCATTAAACCTTGTGGAAACACACCACCAAGTCCAGAGGAGAGAACCTTTTCTCCTTCTTTCACTTCCGCCTGGTGAGGAATACGTTTTAATAGGAGGGCCCCTTTTTCTTGGTCGTAGCCCTCTATTAATCCAAAAATCTCTTCATCTCCTTGTATGTATGCAGATATACGATTTTTAGGATCGAGTGAGCTTAATAACTGAACAGTAGAAGTAAAGGCATTGGCTTGTTTTACTTTCCCAATAAGTCCTGCTGACGTTACAACGGCCATGTCTTTTTCCACGCCGTTTTGCTTTCCTTTGTTGACAGTCACCTGTTCTACCCATTGATCAGGGTTTCTAGCAATAACGGTAGCTGGTTTTGCTTCATAGTCACGAAGCGAATCAAGTTCTCCGACAAGCTCTCGGAACTCTTCGTTTTCCTTTTCTAGCTTTTGAACTTTTGTTTCTAAAAGAGCATATTCTTCTAGTCTGGCGCGCAGTAGTTTATTCTCTTCATACGTATCTTTTAAATAACCTACATTATCAAAGAAACCCGCGACAAAATGTGCGGGTCTATAAAAGATAGATTGAACAAAGCCTGTGGAGTCTTTTACAAACTGCTCAGGCCATGTCAAATCGTCCCGTTCTCTCAAAGAAAAACCAATCAATGCCACTAGAATAATTAAGCTCACCAACAAAATGATTAATCTTTTATTGAGGAAAAATTGTGGCATGACTTAACACCTTCTTAGCGATAATCTCTTGATTTCTTTTTAAACTCATCAATATAATCTAATGCTTTACCTGTACCAATAGCAACACAGTCCAGTGGATTTTCAGCAATAATCACCGGCATTTTTGTTTCTTCGCTAATCACTTTGTCAAGGTTTCGGAGCAATGCACCTCCACCAGTAAGGACAATCCCGCGGTCCATGATATCAGAAGCAAGCTCTGGAGGCGTGCGTTCTAACGTCGCTTTGACAGAATCAACAATCGTCGTTACCGTATCGCTTAATGCGTCTGCCACTTCTTTCGCGGAAATTTCAACTGTTTTAGGTAATCCTGTTAACAAGTCGCGACCACGAATATCCATTGGCTCAATTCCTTCTGCATCTCCAGCAGACCCAACCTCTACCTTAAGTGCTTCTGCCGTACGCTCTCCAATCATAAGATTGTA
Proteins encoded:
- a CDS encoding Rne/Rng family ribonuclease; amino-acid sequence: MIELIMNLKATEKRIAVKEDDKLVELLLDRPDSHAIEGNIYIGRVVNVLSGMQAAFVDIGQSKHGFIHRDHLCSFQTSTLPKSEKEQKGIGHFVHQGEAILVQVMKEGEGTKGPKLTSLLEFPGTNLVYQPYGKYKAISKKMSDTNRKAWRKHLGEWLTADEGVVLRTSSEGIEPEVVAAELLDLQQQFLQVQQLADAVKKIPSLLLEEDQFVSKLVREIPPHEVKLVEVDDAPTYQLLKKKGYPLRFYQGKENLFKRRGLEQELEKALKKIVWLPSGGYIIIEHTEAMTVIDVNTGKYTGKTTLSDTVLKINKEAAVEIARQLRLRHIGGIIIIDFIDMKKDEERAQVVALMETVVKKDRSKVRVVGFTELNLLQLTRKKIREPLTNLLLAPCTSCEGKGVTFSAKTLAYQLERELLELNSSDAEAVIIEAHSAVAESLSYLPEMKERIALKLYFKESRERGSFQVIFVGSDKDANERLKSL
- a CDS encoding M50 family metallopeptidase, whose protein sequence is MKNKWLQLLQKIHIHPLMWFLAGLAILTANFRELILLFAIVLIHELGHGFAATYYNWRIKQVLLLPFGGVAETEEHGNRPLKEELIVTLAGPLQHVWMAAGGYLLFKLGFISAGSWELFATFNMMILLVNLLPIWPLDGGKVMGLLFSRFSAYREAQEHTLKASFLFLALFLAVYLIIDPLHINFWIITVFLFLTLYKEWKQRHFVFMRFLMERYYGKSASFHSITPIIVDEKEKIHTVLQKFKRNCKHNIIVMKGTEKQPPLDENELLHAYFKEKLTTIDIGDMLYSY
- a CDS encoding M23 family metallopeptidase codes for the protein MNERLAEMRRRAAKRKRERGHQLPKRNKTISSIVKDEERYGGSSFTSFEGGPDENKHHPLFSKGHFLFKILASAILVLVVAILFQKPAGGVLVKPQQFVTNTMEESFQFAAFTEWYEEKFGGSLALLPLPESKDDPSNNPDFVMPASGRVFESFEANGQGVMVETLAHSNVEAMRKGNVTFVGNKPDTGKTVIIQHADKSYSWYGHLGEVQVKLYDFVETGNVIGKTTILEDGSKGMFYFAIQKDNEFIDPMQVISFEE
- the minD gene encoding septum site-determining protein MinD, encoding MGEAIVITSGKGGVGKTTTSANIGTALALQGKRVCLVDTDIGLRNLDVVMGLENRIIYDLVDVVDGRCKTHQALINDKRFECLKLLPAAQTSDKSAVKPEQMKKLIMELKQDYDYIIIDCPAGIEQGFQNAIAGADQAIVVTTPEVSSVRDADRIIGLLEKEEHIKAPRLIVNRIRNHMMKNGEMLDVDEIVSILAIDIIGIVADDDSVIRASNSGEPIVMDPNSKASLAYRNIARRILGESVPLQSLEDEPKGFMYQVKKFFGVR
- the minC gene encoding septum site-determining protein MinC gives rise to the protein MSNYILVEVNVVNRQKQQYVTIKGTKEGLTLHLDDTCSFQELLAEIDAKLTSNKDPEETPLIGVRLKVGNRFLTKKQEEKLRDVIRSKKNFLVENIESNVVTKEQAFQWNKQTEIVPVAKMIRSGQVLEVEGDLLLIGDINPGGTVKAGGNIFVLGALRGNAYAGLQGKQDAVIAASLMKPTLLSINETINRAPDITEQLESSHEMECAYIDEEEQIVIDRLQVLSHLRPMLTRLERRM
- the mreD gene encoding rod shape-determining protein MreD; protein product: MRKYVLPALLLFCFIMESMTVDFFGIRTLHEDWIIVPRFMLIIIVLCSIYTSPYVGFICAILFGFLYDVVYTEILGVYLFAFGISVYVVAVILRLVNTNFFLSFLMVLVGIIVTEHIVYGIHSLIGTTLLTHTEFLTTRLLPTLGFNAIIALVLLFPIKLFMERLAIEQKDEL
- the mreC gene encoding rod shape-determining protein MreC; translation: MPQFFLNKRLIILLVSLIILVALIGFSLRERDDLTWPEQFVKDSTGFVQSIFYRPAHFVAGFFDNVGYLKDTYEENKLLRARLEEYALLETKVQKLEKENEEFRELVGELDSLRDYEAKPATVIARNPDQWVEQVTVNKGKQNGVEKDMAVVTSAGLIGKVKQANAFTSTVQLLSSLDPKNRISAYIQGDEEIFGLIEGYDQEKGALLLKRIPHQAEVKEGEKVLSSGLGGVFPQGLMIGEVIEVVADEYGLTQTAYVKPAADFYNISHVIIVERALIQQEEAPEDTTEEGGSE